The Kineococcus radiotolerans SRS30216 = ATCC BAA-149 genomic interval TCACGGGCGGACCTCCTCGTCGGGGAGCGGGGCGGGCCGGGCGGCGCGCGTGGCGTCGGACGGGGCGCCCGCGGGAGTGCCGCGCGCCCCGGTGCGGGTGAGTCTGGCCCAGACCTCCGACACGGGGTCGCCGGGGCCGGCCAGCGCCGTGCGCCAGCCCGCGCGCGCCAGCACCAGGTGCGCGCGGCGCAGCCCCGGCCCGTCGTCCTGACCGGGCTGCGTCCACGCGGCCGTCCGCTCCAGGACCGCCAGGGCGGGGACGCCCAGCGGTCGCGCCGACAGCAGGGGGGCCACGTCCTCCTCGTCGACCCCGGCGAGGACCGCGACCAGGAGGGTGGAGTCGGCCCGTCCCAGCGCGGCGACGGAGCGGGCCAGCCCCTCGGGGCCGCCCGGGCGCAGCCGGGCCAGCGAGCGCAGCAGGCCGCGGACGGCGGAGCTGTCGTCGAGCTCGCGCGGCGGGTCGAAGGCGCCGTCGTGCAGGAGCCGGACGCGGTGCCCGCGCCGGTGCAGGTGCACGGCCGCCGAGGCGACCAGGCTGACGGCCCACTCCAGCGAGGACCCCGCACCGCGCCCCTCGTGCGCCGCCGCCCGGGTGTCGAGCAGCAGGACGACGTCGGGGCGGCCCGGGTGCTCGTCGGAGCGGACCATGACCGCGCCCCGCCGGGCGGTGGAGCGCCAGTGCACGCGGCGCAGGTCGTCGCCCACGCGGTACTCCCGCAGGGAGACGTCGTCGAGGGAGGCGGCGGCGGAGGCGCCGGCGGAGGACCCGCGGGCACCCCCGAGGTCGCCCAGGACGAGGTCGGCCAGCGGGTGCACGCGCGGCAGCACGTCCAGGGTGACGCTCCCGCCGAGGGTGCGGCTGGCGGTGACCAGGCCGAAGACGTCGCGGGCGACGAGCGTGACCGGTCCCAGCGGGTAGGACCCGCGCACCTCGGCCCTCACCCTGTGCTCGAGGTCGAGGATCTGGCCCTCCCTGAGGCGGGGGACCGGGAGGCGCGCGGTCCCGCCCAGGGCCAGGGGGACCTGGTCCTCCAGGACCAGGCGCACCCCGGCCCGGGCCCGTCCCAGGACGGTCAGCCGGACGGTGCTCGTGACCCCGGCCTCGACGAGCTCCGACTTCGACCTCGACACCAGGTCGAGGGTCGCGGCGCTGCGCACGGCGGACCAACCGGCCACCACGAGGAGCACGACGAGCAGGACCCCCACGCGCAGGACGTCGCGCTGGCCGGTGAGCGGTGCCCCGACCAGGACCACCAGCGCGACCGCCGCGAAGGTCCAGCCGCGCGCGGAGGGGCGCAGGCGCACGGGGCGACCGCTCACCGGGGGCTCACCGCGGGG includes:
- a CDS encoding DUF58 domain-containing protein, giving the protein MSGRPVRLRPSARGWTFAAVALVVLVGAPLTGQRDVLRVGVLLVVLLVVAGWSAVRSAATLDLVSRSKSELVEAGVTSTVRLTVLGRARAGVRLVLEDQVPLALGGTARLPVPRLREGQILDLEHRVRAEVRGSYPLGPVTLVARDVFGLVTASRTLGGSVTLDVLPRVHPLADLVLGDLGGARGSSAGASAAASLDDVSLREYRVGDDLRRVHWRSTARRGAVMVRSDEHPGRPDVVLLLDTRAAAHEGRGAGSSLEWAVSLVASAAVHLHRRGHRVRLLHDGAFDPPRELDDSSAVRGLLRSLARLRPGGPEGLARSVAALGRADSTLLVAVLAGVDEEDVAPLLSARPLGVPALAVLERTAAWTQPGQDDGPGLRRAHLVLARAGWRTALAGPGDPVSEVWARLTRTGARGTPAGAPSDATRAARPAPLPDEEVRP